Proteins encoded together in one uncultured Desulfosarcina sp. window:
- a CDS encoding F0F1 ATP synthase subunit C, producing the protein MDTLGWVAVASIVSAGVCMGIGAIGPALGEGRALAQALGSIAQQPDETSTITRTLFVGMAMVESTAIYCFVVTMILIFANPFWKYFLSTAGG; encoded by the coding sequence ATGGACACACTCGGTTGGGTTGCAGTGGCGTCAATCGTATCGGCAGGCGTATGCATGGGCATCGGTGCCATCGGACCGGCCCTGGGCGAAGGACGCGCCCTGGCCCAGGCCCTCGGCTCCATCGCCCAGCAGCCGGACGAGACCAGTACCATCACCCGGACCCTGTTCGTGGGCATGGCCATGGTGGAATCGACGGCCATCTACTGCTTCGTGGTGACCATGATACTGATCTTCGCCAATCCGTTCTGGAAGTACTTTCTGTCAACGGCCGGAGGATAA
- a CDS encoding F0F1 ATP synthase subunit epsilon, translating to MKLRILQPQSVFMDETVEKVVAQGPEGAFGILPRHLDMVAALSPGILAYWPPGGEEHLLAVNGGILVKQGEAVQVATRMAVPGSLGDLQTAVRRFVTDIDERERQTRAVVARLEADFIRRFVEFGKNA from the coding sequence GTGAAACTCAGGATCCTTCAGCCGCAGTCAGTGTTCATGGACGAAACCGTGGAAAAGGTGGTGGCCCAGGGGCCCGAGGGCGCTTTCGGAATCCTGCCCCGGCATCTGGACATGGTCGCGGCCCTTTCCCCCGGCATCCTGGCCTACTGGCCTCCCGGCGGAGAAGAACACCTTCTGGCGGTCAACGGCGGCATCCTGGTCAAGCAGGGGGAAGCCGTGCAGGTGGCCACGCGGATGGCGGTGCCCGGCAGCCTGGGGGACCTGCAAACAGCCGTGCGCCGCTTCGTCACCGATATAGATGAACGCGAACGGCAAACCCGGGCGGTGGTGGCCCGCCTGGAGGCCGACTTCATCCGCCGGTTTGTGGAGTTCGGGAAAAATGCCTGA
- a CDS encoding F0F1 ATP synthase subunit gamma — protein sequence MPTLETLNRRIRTAHDLLGVVKTMKSLAAVNIRQFERAVASLEQYRHVVDMGWTVFLRMERPTLLQPRNEADVCLVVGSDQGMCGPFNESLWPFALERVAAAETDGERQWIYWSVGEKVGAILSDADVVHEVHFAAPGSLNAVNQRIGELILTIERWRSEKRMETLSICHHVLGDRSGYTPVFQRILPLDPAWAEERRRAPWPGRCLPMLGASRATTFAHLFRQYLFISLYRALAQSLASENAARLMAMQAAEKNILETLDNLQALFREERQAAITAELLDIVSGFEALGGESSIG from the coding sequence ATGCCGACACTGGAGACACTGAACCGCAGGATCCGAACCGCCCATGATCTGCTGGGCGTAGTCAAGACCATGAAAAGTCTGGCCGCCGTCAACATCCGTCAGTTCGAACGGGCGGTGGCCTCCCTGGAGCAATATCGCCATGTGGTGGACATGGGCTGGACCGTGTTTCTTCGTATGGAGCGCCCCACGCTTTTACAGCCCCGAAACGAAGCGGATGTCTGCCTGGTAGTGGGGTCGGACCAGGGTATGTGCGGTCCGTTCAACGAATCCCTCTGGCCATTCGCTCTCGAGCGCGTGGCAGCAGCAGAAACAGACGGCGAACGGCAATGGATCTACTGGAGTGTGGGGGAAAAAGTGGGCGCCATTCTGTCCGATGCAGATGTGGTCCATGAAGTCCATTTCGCGGCCCCCGGCAGCCTGAATGCCGTCAACCAGCGAATTGGTGAGCTGATTCTGACCATCGAGCGGTGGCGCTCGGAAAAACGGATGGAAACCTTGTCCATCTGCCACCATGTGCTGGGGGATCGCAGCGGATACACCCCGGTGTTTCAGCGCATCCTGCCGCTGGATCCGGCCTGGGCCGAAGAGCGTCGACGCGCCCCCTGGCCGGGACGCTGCCTGCCCATGCTGGGTGCCTCCCGGGCAACGACATTTGCCCATCTCTTCCGGCAGTACCTGTTCATCTCCCTTTATCGGGCCCTGGCCCAGTCCCTGGCCAGCGAAAATGCGGCCCGGCTTATGGCGATGCAGGCCGCCGAAAAAAACATTTTGGAAACCCTCGACAACCTCCAGGCCCTCTTCCGCGAAGAACGCCAGGCCGCCATCACCGCCGAACTGCTGGATATCGTTTCCGGGTTTGAAGCCCTGGGCGGCGAAAGCAGCATCGGATAG
- a CDS encoding AtpZ/AtpI family protein: MPDDLSKDGKRFPDAVDTAEKRKLRAREKKKDAVWFGLGMFGMVGWAVAIPTVLGIFLGVWIDLRWPGPWSWTLMLLAIGLILGCLNAGFWVNRERRMIDRDREKP, translated from the coding sequence ATGCCTGACGATCTGTCTAAAGACGGGAAACGGTTCCCGGATGCCGTGGACACCGCCGAAAAGCGTAAACTTCGGGCCAGGGAGAAAAAAAAAGATGCTGTCTGGTTCGGACTGGGCATGTTCGGCATGGTGGGATGGGCCGTTGCCATTCCCACGGTGCTGGGCATTTTTCTGGGTGTTTGGATCGACCTGCGCTGGCCCGGGCCCTGGTCCTGGACCCTCATGCTGCTGGCCATCGGCCTGATACTGGGGTGCCTGAACGCGGGGTTCTGGGTGAATCGGGAGCGGCGCATGATCGATCGGGACAGGGAAAAACCGTGA
- a CDS encoding ABC transporter substrate binding protein — MFRLLFYILVASVVIASFPLVPLCLGSEPTQPATRNGEKWRIAYYEGGAYVDYKDCMRAIIKGLMSLGWIDKSELPRLDGDVPKPYWNWLSKKSKSRFLEFREEDAYSASWSDEQRAATRVEVLKKLQSGNIDLIIAMGTWAGQDLANNRHRVPTTVVSTSDPIYAKIIRSAEDSGLDHVTARVDPNRYLRQVRMFHRLVRFHKLGVAFEDTPDGRIYAAMPAIEKVAVERGFELVTCSLDDSQEDRDAAGRACLECMQALAVDADAIYLAALLSIDEQLKPVAELLIKKKVPSFSMIGSKYVKEGILMSLSTDEGYEAQGLYDAGKIARILNGAVPRALDMEFPDPLDIAINMATAKAIGFTVPNGILRIAHEIYGAEAQ; from the coding sequence ATGTTCCGACTTCTCTTTTACATCCTGGTTGCGTCCGTTGTCATTGCCTCCTTTCCTTTGGTGCCCCTCTGCCTGGGAAGCGAACCGACACAGCCCGCAACCAGGAATGGGGAAAAATGGCGCATCGCATATTACGAGGGAGGCGCTTACGTCGATTACAAAGACTGCATGCGCGCCATTATCAAGGGATTGATGTCCCTTGGCTGGATCGACAAATCCGAACTTCCCCGTCTGGATGGCGATGTTCCCAAGCCCTATTGGAACTGGCTGTCCAAGAAGTCGAAGAGCCGGTTTCTGGAATTTCGTGAAGAAGACGCTTACAGCGCATCATGGTCCGATGAGCAAAGAGCGGCGACGCGGGTCGAGGTTCTGAAAAAACTGCAAAGCGGGAACATCGACCTGATCATTGCCATGGGGACCTGGGCCGGGCAGGATCTGGCCAACAACCGGCACCGTGTACCCACCACCGTGGTTTCCACCTCCGATCCCATTTACGCAAAAATCATCCGCAGCGCCGAAGACTCCGGTCTGGACCACGTTACGGCGCGGGTGGATCCGAACCGCTATCTGCGGCAGGTCCGGATGTTCCACCGGCTGGTCCGTTTCCATAAACTGGGCGTGGCTTTCGAGGACACGCCGGACGGCAGAATTTATGCCGCGATGCCGGCCATCGAAAAAGTGGCCGTCGAACGGGGATTTGAGCTGGTTACCTGCAGCCTCGATGACTCCCAGGAAGATCGCGATGCCGCCGGCAGGGCCTGTCTGGAGTGCATGCAGGCCCTTGCCGTCGATGCCGACGCCATTTATCTTGCGGCGCTTTTGTCGATCGACGAACAACTCAAACCGGTTGCCGAACTCCTGATAAAAAAAAAGGTGCCTTCGTTTTCCATGATCGGCTCCAAATACGTCAAGGAAGGCATTCTGATGAGCCTCTCGACGGATGAAGGTTATGAGGCCCAGGGCCTTTACGATGCCGGGAAGATCGCCCGGATACTGAACGGAGCGGTCCCGAGGGCACTCGATATGGAATTTCCCGACCCATTGGACATTGCCATCAACATGGCCACCGCCAAGGCCATCGGCTTTACCGTACCCAACGGCATCTTACGCATCGCTCACGAAATCTATGGCGCTGAAGCTCAATAA
- a CDS encoding ATP synthase subunit I, which translates to MHVNLPLFGLAFLWGTFLGLIYFGGLWLTVKTAPGKQRPVRWLAASFLARIAVALAGFWVALRMNPAALFLALAGFFLVRIVLTRVLGRKRKGIGHAAHA; encoded by the coding sequence ATGCACGTCAATCTACCCCTTTTTGGACTGGCTTTCTTGTGGGGCACCTTTCTGGGCCTGATCTATTTCGGCGGGTTGTGGCTGACAGTGAAGACGGCGCCCGGCAAACAGCGGCCGGTCCGCTGGCTGGCGGCCAGTTTCCTCGCCCGTATAGCTGTGGCCCTGGCGGGATTCTGGGTGGCACTGCGAATGAATCCGGCTGCCTTGTTCCTTGCCCTGGCCGGATTTTTCCTGGTCCGTATCGTTCTGACCCGTGTGCTGGGTCGCAAAAGAAAAGGCATCGGTCATGCAGCTCACGCCTGA
- a CDS encoding alternate F1F0 ATPase, F1 subunit alpha: MENSDLDDVLADVGRAVERGVSEFSADLKTGEIGRVRSVGQGIAWVEGLGQVQFEELVTVGPGVAGMVLDILSDRVGVVLFGPSESVCAGDEVRRSTRVLDVPVGEDLIGRVVDPLGRPLDGRGTPEGTARRTVLHDAPPIMNRAPVVRPLQTGLKVVDALIPIGRGQRELILGDRQTGKTAVALDTMVNQTGEDVLCIYCSIGQRSSGTARVIETLERRGAMAYTLAVVVDADAPSGLQYIAPYAATAMGEHFMEAGRDVLIVYDDLTRHAVAYRQLSLLLRRPPGREAFPGDIFYVHSRLLERATHLRQELGGGSLTALPIAETEAQNIAAYIPTNLISITDGQIYLSPELFRKGNLPAVDVGKSVSRVGGKAQLPAYRKVAGALRLSYTQFQELESFARFGTRLDDRTRRTLEHGRRVRAVLRQNELGTMPAGEQVAILFAVSRGLFDEVPEARIEEAEKVVLEAVTTGIADLEEVMARAGDDDPVWERLTHLIATAIEPFKEAHADTGDTEPQDPNRP, encoded by the coding sequence ATGGAAAATAGCGACCTGGACGACGTGCTGGCCGATGTGGGTCGGGCCGTCGAGCGGGGCGTGTCAGAATTCTCTGCCGACCTGAAAACCGGAGAGATCGGTCGCGTCCGCTCGGTCGGGCAGGGCATCGCCTGGGTCGAAGGATTGGGGCAGGTGCAATTCGAGGAACTGGTGACCGTGGGCCCCGGCGTTGCCGGGATGGTCCTGGACATTTTGTCCGACCGGGTGGGCGTTGTCCTTTTCGGCCCCAGCGAATCGGTATGCGCCGGGGACGAAGTGCGCCGCAGCACCCGCGTCCTGGATGTGCCCGTGGGAGAGGACCTGATCGGCCGGGTGGTGGATCCCCTGGGACGCCCCCTGGACGGCCGGGGCACGCCCGAGGGCACGGCGCGTCGAACCGTGCTCCACGACGCCCCTCCGATTATGAATCGTGCACCGGTGGTCCGTCCGCTACAGACCGGCCTCAAGGTGGTGGATGCCCTGATCCCCATCGGTCGGGGACAGCGGGAACTGATCCTGGGGGATCGCCAGACCGGTAAAACTGCCGTGGCCCTGGATACCATGGTCAACCAGACGGGCGAAGATGTCCTGTGCATCTACTGCTCCATCGGTCAGCGCAGTTCCGGTACGGCCAGGGTAATCGAAACCCTGGAGCGCCGGGGGGCCATGGCGTATACCCTTGCCGTCGTTGTGGACGCTGATGCCCCCTCCGGACTCCAGTATATCGCCCCCTACGCCGCCACGGCCATGGGGGAGCATTTCATGGAGGCCGGCAGGGACGTGCTCATCGTCTACGACGATCTCACCCGCCATGCCGTGGCCTATCGGCAGCTCAGCCTGCTGTTGCGCCGACCACCGGGCCGCGAGGCTTTTCCCGGCGACATCTTCTACGTCCACTCCCGGTTGCTGGAGCGCGCCACCCACCTGCGCCAAGAATTGGGCGGCGGTTCCCTCACGGCCCTGCCCATTGCCGAGACCGAAGCCCAGAACATTGCGGCCTATATCCCGACCAACCTGATCTCGATCACCGACGGCCAGATCTACCTCTCCCCGGAACTCTTTCGGAAAGGGAACCTCCCGGCGGTGGATGTGGGCAAGTCGGTTTCCCGGGTGGGCGGAAAGGCCCAACTGCCGGCCTATCGCAAGGTGGCCGGAGCGCTGCGTCTCTCCTACACCCAGTTTCAGGAACTGGAGTCCTTTGCTCGCTTCGGCACCCGGTTGGACGACCGTACCCGCCGAACGCTGGAGCATGGCCGCCGGGTCCGTGCAGTGCTCCGGCAGAATGAACTGGGCACCATGCCTGCCGGCGAGCAGGTCGCCATCCTGTTTGCCGTCTCCCGGGGGCTTTTTGACGAAGTGCCCGAGGCGCGCATCGAAGAGGCCGAAAAGGTCGTACTCGAAGCGGTAACAACCGGCATCGCCGACCTGGAGGAAGTCATGGCCCGGGCCGGCGACGATGATCCGGTCTGGGAGCGGTTGACGCATCTTATCGCAACGGCCATCGAACCGTTCAAGGAGGCACATGCCGACACTGGAGACACTGAACCGCAGGATCCGAACCGCCCATGA
- a CDS encoding F0F1 ATP synthase subunit A, translating into MQLTPDDHIWWQLGLLRLNSTILFTWAVMGLLTVGSWLVTRRLQTGVRRVPQVQHFLEVVVHLIEQQLDEISPHRPKGLLAFVGTLFLFIAVCNLLAAVPGFEPPTGSLSTTAGLALCVFLAVPICGVNAIGIKRYVGNYLQPTPFMLPFNIMGEFSRTLALSVRLFGNVMSGTMIGAILLIIAPLVVPILMQLLGLLTGMVQAYIFAILSAVYISAGMEVTAPTESSFTEGGHTHGENRGEKVLVE; encoded by the coding sequence ATGCAGCTCACGCCTGACGATCACATCTGGTGGCAATTGGGCCTGCTGCGGCTCAACAGCACCATTTTGTTCACCTGGGCCGTCATGGGGCTTCTCACAGTCGGCTCCTGGCTGGTCACCCGCCGTTTGCAGACCGGCGTCCGCCGTGTGCCGCAGGTGCAGCATTTCCTGGAAGTCGTGGTCCACCTCATCGAACAACAGCTGGACGAAATCTCGCCGCACCGGCCCAAAGGACTGCTTGCCTTTGTGGGGACCCTGTTTCTCTTTATCGCCGTCTGCAACCTGCTGGCCGCGGTCCCCGGATTCGAGCCGCCCACGGGTTCCCTTTCCACTACGGCGGGGCTGGCTCTCTGCGTTTTTCTGGCCGTCCCCATCTGCGGCGTCAACGCCATTGGGATAAAGCGTTACGTAGGCAATTATCTTCAGCCGACCCCGTTCATGCTGCCCTTCAACATCATGGGAGAATTCAGCCGGACCCTGGCCCTTTCCGTGCGTCTGTTCGGCAACGTCATGAGCGGCACCATGATCGGTGCCATCCTGCTGATCATCGCCCCGCTGGTCGTTCCCATCCTCATGCAGCTGCTGGGGCTGTTGACGGGGATGGTGCAGGCCTACATCTTCGCCATCTTGTCAGCAGTCTACATCAGCGCCGGCATGGAGGTAACCGCGCCGACGGAATCAAGCTTTACGGAGGGCGGCCATACCCATGGTGAAAATCGGGGCGAAAAGGTTTTGGTTGAATGA